One window from the genome of Labeo rohita strain BAU-BD-2019 chromosome 10, IGBB_LRoh.1.0, whole genome shotgun sequence encodes:
- the drg1 gene encoding developmentally-regulated GTP-binding protein 1, with protein MSLLAKIAEIENEMARTQKNKATAHHLGLLKARLAKLRRELITPKGGSGGGTGEGFDVAKTGDARIGFVGFPSVGKSTLLSNLAGVYSEVAAYEFTTLTTVPGVIRYKGAKIQLLDLPGIIEGAKDGKGRGRQVIAVARTCNLILIVLDVLKPLGHKKLIEHELEGFGIRLNKQPPNIGFKKKDKGGINFTATCAQSELDAETVKSILSEYKIHNADITLRSDATADDLIDVVEGNRVYIPCIYVLNKIDQISIEELDIIYKIPHCVPISAHHRWNFDDLLEKIWDYLHLVRIYTKPKGQLPDYTAPVVLPDGKTSVEDFCLKIHKNLIKEFKYALVWGSSVKHNPQKVGKDHVLEDEDVIQLVKK; from the exons ATGAGTTTACTCGCCAAAATAGCGGAAATCGAGAACGAG ATGGCTCGTACTCAAAAGAATAAGGCCACAGCTCATCATCTGGGTCTGCTGAAGGCCAGGTTAGCCAAATTAAGGAGAGAGCTCATCACTCCTAAAGGAGGCAGCGGAGGAGGCACTGGAGAGG GTTTTGATGTGGCAAAAACCGGTGATGCCAGAATAGGATTTGTGGGCTTCCCGTCAGTGGGCAAATCTACTCTACTGAGTAATTTGGCTGGTGTGTACTCGGAGGTTGCTGCCTATGAGTTCACCACATTGACAACCGTACCGGGAGTGATTCGTTATAAAGGAGCCAAAATTCAG ctTCTGGATCTCCCGGGTATCATTGAGGGAGCCAAAGATGGCAAGGGAAGAGGACGACAAGTCATTGCTG TTGCTCGCACTTGCAACCTCATCCTGATCGTCTTGGACGTTCTGAAGCCTCTCGGACACAAGAAGCTCATTGAACACGAGTTGGAAGGTTTTGGCATCCGACTCAACAAGCAACCACCAAATATTGGCTTCAAGAAGAAAGACAAGGGCGGAATCAACTTCACCGCAACT tgtgCTCAAAGTGAGCTGGATGCTGAGACTGTGAAAAGCATCCTCTCCGAGTACAAGATCCACAACGCAGATATAACCCTACGAAGCGACGCTACGGCTGACGACCTCATTGATGTGGTGGAGGGAAACCG TGTTTACATCCCCTGCATCTACGTGCTGAACAAAATCGACCAGATTTCCATCGAGGAGCTGGACATTATCTACAAAATCCCTCACTGCGTGCCAATCTCCGCTCACCACCGCTGGAACTTTGACGACCTGTTGGAAAAGATCTGGGACTACCTGCATCTAGTGCGCAT CTACACAAAGCCGAAGGGACAGCTTCCTGATTACACGGCACCTGTAGTACTTCCAGATGGAAAGACGTCTGTTGAGGACTTCTGCTTAAAGATTCACAAAAACCTCATCAAAGAATTTAAATA TGCATTGGTGTGGGGGTCGTCAGTGAAGCACAACCCGCAGAAAGTCGGCAAAGACCACGTGCTCGAAGATGAGGATGTAATCCAGCTGGTCAAGAAATAA